A stretch of Natronococcus sp. CG52 DNA encodes these proteins:
- a CDS encoding ABC transporter ATP-binding protein: MTDANTPPIEVSGLTKYYGDVRGAEDVTFDVDRGEIFGFLGPNGAGKSTLIRVLLGLLEPTRGEARLLGYDVTARDELLEAKRNLGYLPSDVAFYDRVTGSEILDYFGRIRGEERRAELLERFPVPLDRNVKAYSSGNRQKLAIVATFMHDPDLVIMDEPTSGLDPLVQNEFYDLLEEQRERGRTAFFSSHILSEVRRVCDRVGIIRDGRLIELDTVEGLLAESGTVVRVHLAETPDPKALRVPGVSSVERVDSADEPDLETDGGTYHLVFSREFDALIDRLSEYTVEDLEIRDASLEDVFMHFYDGTDAEAPQPTLPGGDA, from the coding sequence GTGACCGACGCGAACACGCCGCCGATCGAGGTCTCGGGATTGACGAAGTACTACGGCGACGTTCGCGGCGCCGAGGACGTCACCTTCGACGTCGATCGCGGGGAGATTTTCGGCTTCCTGGGACCGAACGGAGCGGGAAAGTCGACGCTGATCCGCGTGCTGCTCGGCCTCCTCGAGCCGACCCGCGGCGAGGCCCGCCTCCTCGGCTACGACGTGACCGCCCGCGACGAACTGCTCGAGGCGAAACGCAACCTGGGCTACCTGCCGAGCGACGTCGCCTTCTACGACCGCGTGACCGGAAGCGAGATCCTCGACTACTTCGGCCGCATCCGCGGCGAGGAGCGCCGCGCCGAACTGCTCGAGCGCTTTCCGGTTCCGCTCGACCGGAACGTGAAGGCCTACTCGAGCGGTAACCGCCAGAAGCTCGCGATCGTCGCGACGTTCATGCACGATCCGGATCTCGTCATCATGGACGAGCCGACGTCGGGGCTCGATCCGCTGGTCCAGAACGAGTTCTACGACCTGCTCGAGGAGCAACGCGAGCGGGGGCGGACGGCGTTCTTCTCGTCGCACATCCTGAGCGAGGTCCGCCGCGTCTGTGACCGCGTCGGGATCATCCGCGACGGCCGGCTGATTGAACTCGACACGGTCGAGGGGCTCCTCGCGGAGAGCGGGACCGTCGTCCGGGTTCATCTCGCGGAGACGCCCGATCCGAAGGCGCTTCGGGTTCCGGGCGTCTCGAGCGTCGAGCGCGTCGACAGCGCCGACGAGCCGGATCTCGAAACGGACGGCGGCACCTACCACCTCGTGTTCTCCCGGGAGTTCGACGCGCTGATCGATCGCCTCTCGGAGTACACGGTCGAGGACCTCGAGATTCGCGACGCGTCCCTCGAGGACGTCTTCATGCACTTCTACGACGGGACGGACGCGGAGGCGCCCCAACCGACGCTCCCCGGGGGTGACGCCTGA
- a CDS encoding ABC transporter permease — protein MLEIARFEWGRRVRGTALLSVALLALVALTIGLFPSIRETGAELDAYLETLPPEVARAFVGDVTTLTTIEGYLVSQLYQFAWVILLGIYFAYAAGSTVAGEVERGRADMLLSLPITRARFVVEKFLAFVPAIVALNAVTFAGIYAGIVLVDESIDLADIVAVHGVSVLYLLACAGVGLLASVSFDSIRRAQVVGAGVVFGTFLLDSITYDTDYEWIGALSVSRYFDPAEILVAGDLEWTGVLVLAAVTVGLVAASAIVFERKDIE, from the coding sequence ATGCTCGAGATCGCTCGATTCGAGTGGGGACGACGCGTTCGCGGGACGGCACTGCTGTCGGTCGCCCTCCTCGCGCTGGTCGCGCTCACGATCGGGCTGTTCCCGTCGATCCGCGAGACCGGGGCGGAACTCGACGCCTACCTCGAGACGCTGCCGCCGGAGGTGGCCCGCGCGTTCGTCGGCGACGTGACGACGCTGACGACCATCGAGGGCTACCTCGTCTCGCAGCTCTACCAGTTCGCCTGGGTGATCCTCCTCGGGATCTACTTCGCCTACGCCGCGGGGTCGACGGTCGCGGGCGAGGTCGAGCGGGGCCGGGCCGACATGCTGCTGTCGTTACCGATCACTCGCGCCAGGTTCGTCGTCGAGAAGTTTCTCGCATTCGTTCCCGCGATCGTCGCGCTCAACGCCGTCACGTTCGCGGGTATCTACGCGGGGATCGTGCTGGTCGACGAGTCGATCGATCTGGCCGACATAGTCGCAGTTCACGGGGTTTCCGTCCTCTACCTGCTCGCCTGCGCGGGCGTCGGGCTGCTCGCATCGGTCAGCTTCGACTCGATCCGACGGGCCCAGGTCGTCGGCGCCGGCGTCGTCTTCGGCACCTTCCTCCTCGACTCGATCACCTACGACACGGACTACGAGTGGATCGGCGCCCTCTCCGTCTCGCGATACTTCGACCCCGCGGAGATCCTCGTCGCGGGCGACCTCGAGTGGACCGGCGTCCTCGTCCTCGCCGCCGTCACCGTCGGCCTCGTCGCCGCGAGCGCGATCGTCTTCGAACGGAAGGACATCGAATGA
- a CDS encoding WD40/YVTN/BNR-like repeat-containing protein, which produces MTTIHVAMRDRLLLCEGDGEDWETTERLEGRDLECVAASPEAPERVFVGTFENGLFRSTDGGDSFESLETNFTTELEEGYGDAEDVESDAVMSVTISPHDPDVVYAGTEPSRVYRSDDGGDSWEHLEGLVDLPSADDWFFPPRPHTHHVRWLEVDPFDPDRLYVGIEAGAFVLSTNGGESWQERPPKSRRDNHSLATHADREGLVYSAAGDGFAVSTDGGESWDHPQEGLEHTYCWSVAPDPGDPESVLLSSASGAGSAHTAGSAESYVYRKSGEDAWKRLDDSGIPTGEGVVRAVFASGADARVVYGVNNQGLFVTRDFGDSWERVEIDWAEGLEAQAPRGLAVLPE; this is translated from the coding sequence ATGACGACGATCCACGTCGCGATGCGCGATCGACTGCTCCTCTGCGAGGGCGACGGCGAGGACTGGGAGACGACGGAGCGCCTCGAAGGACGCGACCTCGAGTGCGTCGCCGCCTCGCCGGAGGCGCCCGAACGCGTCTTCGTCGGGACGTTCGAGAACGGCCTCTTCCGCTCGACCGACGGCGGCGACTCGTTCGAATCCCTCGAGACGAACTTTACGACCGAACTCGAGGAGGGGTACGGCGACGCCGAGGACGTCGAGAGCGACGCCGTGATGTCGGTGACGATCAGTCCCCACGATCCGGACGTCGTCTACGCCGGGACCGAGCCGAGTCGCGTCTATCGCTCCGACGACGGCGGCGACTCCTGGGAGCACCTCGAGGGGCTGGTCGACCTCCCCTCCGCCGACGACTGGTTCTTCCCGCCGCGGCCGCACACCCACCACGTCCGCTGGCTCGAGGTCGATCCGTTCGATCCCGACCGGCTCTACGTCGGGATCGAGGCCGGCGCGTTCGTACTCAGCACGAACGGCGGCGAGAGCTGGCAGGAGCGGCCGCCGAAATCGCGCCGGGACAACCACAGTCTGGCGACCCACGCCGACCGCGAGGGCCTCGTCTACTCCGCGGCCGGCGACGGTTTCGCCGTCTCCACGGACGGCGGCGAGTCGTGGGACCACCCCCAGGAGGGCCTCGAGCACACCTACTGCTGGAGCGTCGCGCCCGATCCCGGCGACCCCGAGTCGGTGCTCCTCTCGAGCGCCAGCGGCGCAGGGTCGGCCCACACGGCCGGCTCCGCGGAGTCGTACGTCTACCGGAAATCGGGCGAGGACGCCTGGAAACGCCTCGACGACAGCGGTATTCCGACTGGCGAGGGCGTCGTCCGCGCCGTCTTCGCGTCAGGAGCCGACGCCAGAGTCGTCTACGGCGTGAACAATCAGGGGCTGTTCGTAACGCGTGACTTCGGCGACTCCTGGGAGCGCGTGGAGATCGACTGGGCGGAGGGACTCGAGGCCCAGGCGCCGCGCGGACTGGCCGTTCTACCCGAGTAG
- a CDS encoding esterase/lipase family protein → MRQNEHADESGSNAPSKPSRRRVLGALGAATAAGVAGTAPVAADDPLEGDDDRAGLRVETGDPCEWDRTDDSQLTFDTDGYGGWGGHEFHGTDPDLEHVPVVFAHGNTRDACDFLEHADYLLERGFVGDDLWAITFGREGSTHEEMRAQLDDFVDNVLEYTGADGVQVVGHSLGVTGLRYWMDGLDDHPDRYDRVETVVGLAGANHGTWTCGSGCEEGPGTTRVCQFISHACADTLGEPLYELNAPDETPNDDAIDYYTIRGRYDEFFALRPESPTLEGAENVVLNADHDGVRTAEGAKQLAYEWLSVEA, encoded by the coding sequence GAGCCGACGACGCGTTCTCGGCGCGCTGGGGGCAGCCACCGCCGCCGGTGTCGCGGGAACCGCACCCGTCGCCGCGGACGACCCCCTCGAGGGAGACGACGACCGCGCAGGACTCCGCGTCGAAACCGGCGATCCCTGCGAGTGGGACCGAACCGACGACTCGCAGCTTACCTTCGACACCGACGGCTACGGCGGCTGGGGCGGCCACGAGTTCCACGGCACGGATCCCGACCTCGAGCACGTACCCGTCGTCTTCGCGCACGGCAACACCCGCGACGCCTGCGACTTCCTCGAGCACGCCGACTACCTCCTCGAGCGCGGCTTCGTCGGCGACGACCTGTGGGCGATCACCTTCGGCCGCGAGGGGAGCACCCACGAGGAGATGCGCGCGCAGCTGGACGACTTCGTCGATAACGTCCTCGAGTATACTGGCGCCGACGGCGTCCAGGTCGTCGGCCACAGCCTCGGCGTGACGGGACTGCGGTACTGGATGGACGGCCTCGACGACCATCCCGACCGCTATGATCGCGTCGAGACGGTCGTCGGCCTCGCGGGTGCGAACCACGGCACCTGGACCTGCGGGTCGGGCTGCGAGGAAGGGCCGGGGACGACCCGGGTCTGTCAGTTCATCTCCCACGCGTGTGCGGATACGCTGGGCGAGCCGCTGTACGAACTCAACGCGCCCGACGAGACGCCCAACGACGACGCGATCGACTACTACACGATCCGCGGCCGCTACGACGAGTTCTTCGCACTCCGCCCGGAGAGCCCGACGCTCGAGGGGGCGGAGAACGTCGTGCTGAACGCCGACCACGACGGCGTCCGAACGGCGGAAGGCGCCAAACAGCTCGCCTACGAGTGGCTCTCTGTCGAAGCTTGA